The proteins below come from a single Terriglobales bacterium genomic window:
- a CDS encoding response regulator encodes MSKLPLLVIEDEAAVMSFLRTALERNGYSIVSASSGAEGLKLLESGAYMGVISDMRTPGGISGADVHAWIRANRPELSRRILFITGDTVNRETMDILEKTGAPCIEKPFRVAQLLRSIETLMAGEAR; translated from the coding sequence ATGAGTAAATTACCTCTGCTGGTAATCGAAGACGAAGCTGCGGTGATGTCGTTTCTGCGGACGGCACTGGAGCGCAATGGCTACTCTATCGTGAGCGCATCGTCGGGTGCCGAAGGATTGAAGCTGCTGGAGAGCGGCGCATACATGGGAGTGATCTCCGATATGCGCACGCCGGGAGGCATCAGTGGGGCGGACGTTCACGCATGGATTCGCGCAAATCGTCCGGAACTCTCGCGGCGCATTCTGTTCATTACTGGTGACACGGTGAATCGCGAAACCATGGACATTCTCGAGAAGACCGGCGCGCCATGTATCGAAAAGCCGTTCCGAGTTGCGCAGTTGTTGCGCAGTATTGAAACGCTTATGGCAGGTGAGGCGCGATGA
- a CDS encoding response regulator — MKKILIVDDSLAEVKLMESVLQKAGYWPVAIHDPRKLEATIAAERPSLILMDVVMPERNGFQACRELKGSAEFSSIPVVIVSSKNTESDKFWAQQQGADGYVIKPFTPAELLGAVQRFV; from the coding sequence GTGAAAAAGATTCTCATCGTCGACGATTCGCTCGCAGAAGTGAAGCTCATGGAATCTGTGCTTCAAAAGGCGGGGTATTGGCCCGTGGCGATTCACGATCCCCGCAAGCTCGAAGCCACCATCGCGGCGGAGAGGCCGAGTCTGATTTTGATGGATGTCGTCATGCCGGAACGCAACGGTTTTCAGGCCTGTCGTGAATTGAAGGGCAGTGCGGAGTTCAGCTCGATTCCAGTGGTGATCGTGAGTTCGAAGAACACGGAGAGTGACAAGTTCTGGGCTCAGCAGCAGGGTGCGGACGGCTACGTGATTAAACCGTTCACTCCCGCCGAGCTTCTCGGGGCAGTGCAGAGGTTTGTATAG
- a CDS encoding sigma-54 dependent transcriptional regulator, with translation MSQETLHLLVVDDQESIRKLCATVGASLGLRCTQAESAEAALAELDSDAPDMILADLMMPNMSGLDFLTEVKSSMAHAEIAIMTGHGSIESAVQAMRLGAYDYITKPFRIEELKLLLERMREKVQLVNENTFLRERVNTETDLSGIVGSSVKIQDVLRMIARLKDTRTPVLITGESGTGKELVARAIHFRGQYAKRPFVAVDCGSLVPTLIESELFGYEKGAFTGAARNKEGLFESANGGTIFLDEIGELPLEMQAKLLRVLQEKEVRPVGSNTRVKVDVRVIAATNRDLEAAYKEGTFRKDLYFRLNVVTLHLPPLRERKADIPALVHWFLNRFVPGQNIHITQAAMQDLLQYEWPGNVRELENCIERAVALGSQNAIDVHDLPPAIRRFSEPPEAQIEATPVKSSDLAELERETIRRVFEQTKGDKTLTGQMLGISRATLYRKLKRYNIGQSSQMGAAVGVPK, from the coding sequence ATGAGCCAGGAGACTCTTCATCTGCTCGTCGTGGACGATCAAGAGAGCATTCGTAAGCTCTGCGCCACCGTCGGAGCATCACTCGGGTTGCGTTGCACGCAAGCTGAGAGCGCCGAAGCTGCGCTCGCAGAACTTGATTCCGATGCTCCCGATATGATTCTGGCCGACCTGATGATGCCGAATATGTCTGGGCTCGATTTTCTAACGGAAGTAAAGAGCTCAATGGCGCATGCCGAGATCGCGATCATGACGGGCCATGGTTCGATTGAGAGTGCGGTGCAGGCGATGCGCCTCGGCGCTTACGACTACATTACAAAGCCCTTTCGAATCGAAGAGTTGAAACTTCTGCTGGAGCGGATGCGGGAGAAGGTGCAGCTCGTAAATGAAAACACCTTTCTACGGGAGCGCGTGAATACCGAGACGGACCTCAGCGGCATCGTTGGCTCCTCCGTCAAAATTCAGGACGTGCTGCGCATGATTGCGCGCTTGAAGGACACGCGTACTCCGGTGCTCATCACCGGCGAAAGCGGAACGGGAAAGGAACTGGTTGCCCGCGCCATTCATTTCCGCGGCCAATATGCGAAACGTCCATTCGTTGCCGTCGATTGTGGTTCGCTGGTTCCTACACTGATCGAGAGTGAACTTTTCGGGTACGAGAAAGGTGCATTTACCGGAGCGGCGCGGAACAAGGAAGGCCTTTTCGAAAGTGCCAATGGGGGAACGATCTTCCTCGATGAGATCGGCGAGTTGCCGCTGGAAATGCAGGCGAAACTTCTCAGAGTTCTCCAGGAGAAAGAGGTTAGGCCTGTAGGTAGCAACACTCGGGTAAAAGTCGATGTGAGAGTCATCGCGGCCACCAATCGCGATCTCGAAGCCGCCTACAAAGAAGGAACATTCCGCAAAGACCTTTACTTCCGTCTGAATGTCGTCACCCTGCATCTTCCGCCATTACGGGAGCGCAAGGCCGACATTCCCGCTTTGGTTCACTGGTTTCTAAACAGGTTTGTTCCTGGGCAGAACATCCACATCACTCAGGCTGCCATGCAGGATCTGTTGCAGTATGAGTGGCCCGGCAATGTCCGCGAATTGGAGAATTGCATTGAGCGTGCGGTCGCATTAGGCAGCCAAAACGCGATTGATGTTCACGACTTGCCACCCGCGATTCGTCGGTTCTCGGAACCGCCGGAGGCTCAAATCGAAGCAACACCGGTGAAGTCGAGCGACCTTGCAGAGCTGGAGCGAGAAACCATCCGACGCGTGTTTGAACAGACAAAGGGCGACAAAACGCTCACCGGACAGATGCTTGGTATCAGCCGTGCGACGCTGTATCGCAAATTGAAACGCTATAACATCGGTCAGTCTTCCCAGATGGGGGCCGCGGTAGGAGTCCCAAAATGA